A stretch of DNA from Sphingomonas ginkgonis:
TCAGCACCGGGCGATAGTCCTGCATGTCCTCGGCGTCGGTCACCGCCTCGGTGCCGTTGTCGAGCAGCCAGAAGCGGTCGTCGGCGCGAGCCACCAGCACCGCGTGGTCGGAGCGGCGGACGAGGTCCTTGACCACCACCAGGTAGAGGTCGTGCTCGGGAACGCCGGCGGCGCGGAGCAGCGCGAACTTGGCGATCGCATAATCTTCGCAGTCGCCGAGCCCGCTGCGCAGCGTCTGCGCGGCACCGGTCCAGACGTCGGCGCGACCCCAGCGGCGGCTGTCGTCGACGAAGCGGAGGCGGCGGTTGACGTAGCGGTTGACCGCCTCGAGCCGGGTGCGGGGCGGGAGCGCGCGCAGGCCGGCGGCGAACTCGGCGACGGTGCCGCCGACCTGTCCCGGCTCGACCCGGCGCCAGCGCGCGTCGAGCGGGCTGTGGCCGATCGCCAGCGCGACGCTGCCGAACACGTCGGGACGGTCGCTAGCGACCGCGGCGCGGAGCGGCGGGGCGAGCCCGACCGGGGCGGGCTGGAGCGGCTGCACCGCCGGCGCGAGCGCCACGGGCCGCGGCGCCGAGGCGGGCGCGAGAAGGGCGGCGCGGTTCTGCTGCGCGACGATCGCGGCGAGCGCGCTGGGGCCGCCGAGGATCGCCATGCTCTTGGCGCCCGAGGCGCTGGCGGAGAGGCTGGCGACGGCCTGCGCCTGGGCCGGCGTGGCGAGGGCGAGAAGGGCCGCCGAAGCAGCGGCGGCGAGCGACGGAAAGGGGGACTTTTCCATGCCCCGCGATGTCGCAGAACAAGGCGAAGGCGAGCTTAAAGTGGATGGTTAAAACGCTGCTAACCTTGACCTTTTCAGTCCAGGCCGGAGAGGAAAGTCTCCACCACGCGGTTGAAGATGGCGGGCTGCTCGAGGTTGGCGAGGTGGCCTGCGCCGGCGATCTCGACCAGCGCGGCTTGGGGCAGCCGGTCCTTCAGGTCCTCGCTCAGCGCGGGCGGGGTGATGCGGTCGGCGCTGCCGACCAGGATCAGAGAGGGGACCGCGATCGCCGCGACCCGCGCGCGCTGGTCGGCGAGCCACACCGCGGCGGCGCCCTGCGCATAGGCGGCGGGGTCGATCCCGGCCATGGTCTCGACCACTTCCGAGCGGACCGACGGCAGCGCGGCGGGGGCGAGCAGAGCGTCGACCCGCGCCTCGGCCAGCCCGCGCATCCCCAGCTCCGCGGCGGCGGCGAGCGAGCGATCGTGGATCGCCTGGCCGTCGGGGTGGACCGCGAAAGTGTCGGCGAGGATCAGCGAGGCGCAGCGCTCGGGCGCGGCGGCGTGCATGGCGATGGCGACCACCCCGCCAAGCGACAGGCCGCAGACATGCGCCCGGCCGATCCCCAGCGCGTCGAGCAGCGCCAGCGCGGCGGCGGCGTAGGAATCGTGGCCGGCGCCGGCGACGAACCCGCTCTCGCCATAGCCGGGGTAGTCCATCGCCAGGCAGCGGCGGGTGCGGCCGAGCGCGGCCAGCTGCGGGTGCCACACGCTCTTGTCCGAGCCGACGCCGTGGAGGAACAGCAGCGGGGTGCCGTCGCCACCGCCGGCCTCCGCAACGCCGATCCGCCCCACGCTCGTGTCGATGCTCGCCATGCGCCCGCTCAACCCGTTGGCGCGGCGCTTGGCAAGCGCTAGTCGCCGGACGATGACCAGCATGACGGTGAACGGCCAGGCGATCCGCTACCAGCTCGATCCCGCGACCCCGCTGCTGTGGGCGCTGCGCGACGCGTCCAACCTGACCGGCACCAAGCATGGCTGCGGCACCGGCCGGTGCGGCGCCTGCACGGTGATCGTCGACGGCCGGACGGTGACCAGCTGCACTGTCGCGATCGGGACGCTTGAGGGTGCCGAGGTGACCACCATCGAGGGGCTGTCGGCGAACCGCGGCCATCCGGTCCAGCAGGCGTGGGCGGCCGAGCAGGTCAGCCAGTGCGGCTTCTGCGAACCGGGCTTCATCATGGCGATCGCCGCGCTGCTCCGCGCGAGCCCGCGGCCGACGCCCGAGCAAGTCGCGGCGCTGCCCAACCTGTGCGCGTGCGGCGCGCAGCCGCGCATCGCCCGGGCGATCGCCCGCGCCGCCGCCGCGATGGGCGCGGTTGCCGGGGCCGAACCTGTCGGGAACGTTTCACCGCCGTTAAGCGCCGGCTCATCGACGAAAGTTGAAAAGCCGACCCCATAGGGAGACTCCCGTCTCCCCGAGGGAAGCACGACGATGCGTAAGATTTTCCTTCTTGCCCTGCTCGCGGGGACCGCCGCCTCGCCGGCGCTGGCGCAGCATTGGAACCATGACGGCGGCGGCGACCGCGGCGGCCGCGCCGAGCGTTCGGCGGGAGGCTCGAGTGAGGCCGCCCCGCAGGAGCGCGGCAATCATTTCGGCCGGTTCGACGGCGGCGAGCGCCCGGGCGGGTTCGGCCGCAGCGGCGCCGGGGTCGAGCGGCCGCAGGGCGTCGCGCCGATGCAGTTCCAGCAGCGCTTCGAGCGGGCCGAGCAGCTGCCGCAGCAGGCGGCCCCGCCGGCGCAGGCTGAGGCCGGGCGACGGATGGGCTGGGGCGACCGCAGCCGTGGCGGCGAGCCGCGGGCGAACTGGGGCGAGCGCAACGGCGCCGGCGAACGGCCGATGAACTGGGGCGACCGCACCCGCAGCGCCGACCAGCGGCCCGAGTTCCGCCGGCCCGGCAACACCCGTTTCGAGGGCGACTGGGGCCAGGGCGAGCGGTCGCGCTGGGGCGGCCGGGTCGGTGACGAGACCGGCGCCTTCCGCGGCCCGCGGGTGGTCACGCCGCAGGACATGACCGCCGACCGCAGCGCGCAGACCTTCCGCCGCGATCGCGACGGCCGCGACTGGCGCCGCGACGGCTCGCGCTGGTCGGGCGGGCAGATCGACGGTCGCTGGCGGCAGGAGTGGCGGCAGGACCATCGCTACGACTGGCGCAGCTACCGCGACCGCAACCGCAGCATCTTCCGCATCGGGCTCTATTCCGACCCGTTCGGGTGGGGCTACCAGCGGTTCGGGATCGGCTACCAGCTCTACCCGGGCTATTACCAGCGGAGCTTCTGGCTGAGCGACCCGTGGCAGTATCGCCTGCCGCCGGCCGACGGTCCGTATCGCTGGGTGCGCTACTATGACGACGCGCTGCTGGTCGACATCTACAGCGGCGAAGTGGTCGACGTGATCTACAATTTCTTCTGGTAGACGCCGGAGGAATGTTGGTCGAAAGGGGCGTTGCGGCTCGCTCGCAGCGCCCTTTTCACGTCCGTTGCCCCTCCTCCAGCAGCAAGGCTCGCCCATGACCGTCAAGCTCCGCGCGCTTCTTCTCGCTTCGGCCCTCTCGCTCGGCACCGCGGCGGCGGCCGCGCCGGCGGCGGCACCGCGATCCGCCGCCACCGCGGCGAGCGCGCATGCGCAGCTGTTCGCGCTGTTCCAGCGCAGCGACGAGGCGCAGCTCCGCCGCAATCCCATCCAGGCGATCTACCGCGGCGACCTGCGCTACGCCGACCGGCTCGGCGACAGCATCACCGACGCCTATTACGCGGGCGAGAAGACGGCCAACCAGTCGGATCTCGCGGCGCTCCACCGGATCCCGCGCACGCGGCTGAACGCGACCGATCAGCTCGCCTACGACGTGTTCGAATATCAGCTGAAGGACGCGCTTCGGGGGTACAGCCCGGACCTGCTGTTCCTGCAGGAAGTGCGGCCGATGAATCACTTCTACGGTCTGCACAAGGACTATGCGACCTTCGCCAGCGGGCAGGGCGCGGCGCCGTTCAAGACGCTCGCCGACTATGAGAACAACCTCAAGCGGCACCGCGACTTCACCACCTACATCGACCGCGCGATCGGGCGCTGGAAGCAGGGCGAGGCCGCGGGGGTGGTCGACACCAAGCTGACCGTCCGCAACATGATCGAGCAGCTCGACAACCAGCTCAAGATCGCGCCGGAGGAGTCGAGCTTCTACCAGCCGGTCAAGACCTTCCCGGCGGGGATCGGCGCGGCCGACCGCACGCGGCTGGCCGGCGAATACCGGGCGGCGATCACCGGTGAACTCTATCCCGCGCTGACCCGGATGCGCGACTTCCTGCGCGACGACTATCTGTCGCACGCCCGCGAGGGTGTCGGGCTGATGTACATGAAGGGCGGTCCGGCGCTGTACCGCTACCTCGTCCAGTCGACCACCACGCTGCCGCTGCAGCCGGAGGAGGTCCACCAGCTCGGGCTCAAGGAAGTGGCGCGGATCACCGCCGAGTTCGACAAGGTCCGGCAGGAGGTCGGGTTCAAGGGCACGCTTCCGCAGTTCTTCGATTATATGCGCACCGCGCCGCAGTTCCAGCCGAAGAGCCGCGACGGGATCCGCGACGATTATTTCGCGCTCAAGACCAAGGTCGAGGCGCAGGTGCCGCGCTTTTTCTCGACCGTGCCGAGGTCGCCTCTGCAGATCCGCGCCTACGAGCCGTTCCGCGAGAAGTTCGAGGCGGGCGGAAGCTACGAGCAGGGGACGCCCGACGGGAGCCGGCCGGGCACCTTCTACTACAACGCCTACGACCTTCCCTCGCGCAGCACCTGGGAGGAGACGACGCTGTTCCTCCACGAGGGCGAGCCGGGGCATCATTTCCAGA
This window harbors:
- a CDS encoding (2Fe-2S)-binding protein; amino-acid sequence: MTSMTVNGQAIRYQLDPATPLLWALRDASNLTGTKHGCGTGRCGACTVIVDGRTVTSCTVAIGTLEGAEVTTIEGLSANRGHPVQQAWAAEQVSQCGFCEPGFIMAIAALLRASPRPTPEQVAALPNLCACGAQPRIARAIARAAAAMGAVAGAEPVGNVSPPLSAGSSTKVEKPTP
- a CDS encoding DUF885 domain-containing protein, producing MTVKLRALLLASALSLGTAAAAAPAAAPRSAATAASAHAQLFALFQRSDEAQLRRNPIQAIYRGDLRYADRLGDSITDAYYAGEKTANQSDLAALHRIPRTRLNATDQLAYDVFEYQLKDALRGYSPDLLFLQEVRPMNHFYGLHKDYATFASGQGAAPFKTLADYENNLKRHRDFTTYIDRAIGRWKQGEAAGVVDTKLTVRNMIEQLDNQLKIAPEESSFYQPVKTFPAGIGAADRTRLAGEYRAAITGELYPALTRMRDFLRDDYLSHAREGVGLMYMKGGPALYRYLVQSTTTLPLQPEEVHQLGLKEVARITAEFDKVRQEVGFKGTLPQFFDYMRTAPQFQPKSRDGIRDDYFALKTKVEAQVPRFFSTVPRSPLQIRAYEPFREKFEAGGSYEQGTPDGSRPGTFYYNAYDLPSRSTWEETTLFLHEGEPGHHFQISLAQENDQLPPFMRFGGNTAYVEGWALYSETLGYDMGFYKDPYQRFGTLNDEMLRAMRLVVDTGIHSKGWTRDQSIAYMLSHSGMGKSDATAEVERYIAIPSQALAYKIGALTIQRLRDKAKAALGPKFDIREFHAQVLMTGALPLQILEQKIDRWIAERKAA
- a CDS encoding alpha/beta fold hydrolase — encoded protein: MLVIVRRLALAKRRANGLSGRMASIDTSVGRIGVAEAGGGDGTPLLFLHGVGSDKSVWHPQLAALGRTRRCLAMDYPGYGESGFVAGAGHDSYAAAALALLDALGIGRAHVCGLSLGGVVAIAMHAAAPERCASLILADTFAVHPDGQAIHDRSLAAAAELGMRGLAEARVDALLAPAALPSVRSEVVETMAGIDPAAYAQGAAAVWLADQRARVAAIAVPSLILVGSADRITPPALSEDLKDRLPQAALVEIAGAGHLANLEQPAIFNRVVETFLSGLD
- a CDS encoding RcnB family protein — protein: MRKIFLLALLAGTAASPALAQHWNHDGGGDRGGRAERSAGGSSEAAPQERGNHFGRFDGGERPGGFGRSGAGVERPQGVAPMQFQQRFERAEQLPQQAAPPAQAEAGRRMGWGDRSRGGEPRANWGERNGAGERPMNWGDRTRSADQRPEFRRPGNTRFEGDWGQGERSRWGGRVGDETGAFRGPRVVTPQDMTADRSAQTFRRDRDGRDWRRDGSRWSGGQIDGRWRQEWRQDHRYDWRSYRDRNRSIFRIGLYSDPFGWGYQRFGIGYQLYPGYYQRSFWLSDPWQYRLPPADGPYRWVRYYDDALLVDIYSGEVVDVIYNFFW
- a CDS encoding transglutaminase-like cysteine peptidase, which translates into the protein MEKSPFPSLAAAASAALLALATPAQAQAVASLSASASGAKSMAILGGPSALAAIVAQQNRAALLAPASAPRPVALAPAVQPLQPAPVGLAPPLRAAVASDRPDVFGSVALAIGHSPLDARWRRVEPGQVGGTVAEFAAGLRALPPRTRLEAVNRYVNRRLRFVDDSRRWGRADVWTGAAQTLRSGLGDCEDYAIAKFALLRAAGVPEHDLYLVVVKDLVRRSDHAVLVARADDRFWLLDNGTEAVTDAEDMQDYRPVLSFSGGRVWTHGYRIAPALTVAAAPAQPAPVRTASLGWVFGSSAAFAH